CGTTATACGTTTAATAATGGCTTATTCTTACAAGGACGAGCAGGTCGCGATGCCTATACAGACCGCTATACACAGGTAGTGCCTACGGGAACTGCCTATCGGCCAAATGGTTCAATAAATGAACAAACCTATCAATTTGGTGATATTAACGTGGACGGTCTGGCGGGTATGACATTTAACCTGGGTGGCAACGGTATGACATTAACACCAAACATTGGTGCCAGCTACCGTAGAACAAAGGATGAAAATATAACCAATACAGGATCTGACTTTGCTATACCATTCCTGTACAATATTAATAATACAAAAAGTAAAGGCACTACTGCTCTTAAAACAGACCAGGAAGTACAGTCTTTATATGGCACATTAGAGTTTGATATCCGTGATTTCTTATACCTTACGGGCTCTGTTCGCAGTGACTGGTTTTCAACTTTGGCCGCAATAGACAGAGACAATAAACTGAATGTGGTTTATCCTTCCGTCAGTGCCTCATTTATTTTTTCAGAGTTTCTTAAGTTGCCCTGGATGACCTTTGGTAAGCTAAGAGCTGGTTATGCGGAAGTAGGTCAAGCTACAACACCTTATCAAACAGCGCTTTATTATTCTTTGCTGAGTCCTACCTTAAACGGCGCTCCGTTAGGTAATATCGTGAATCCAAACGTGCCTAATAATGAGTTGAAACCTTCCAGGGCTCAGGAATTTGAAATAGGCACAGAGCTACGCTTCTTTAATAACCGTTTAGGCTTAGATCTGACCTTTTATGACAAAAGATCAAAGGATGAAATTGTATTTGCTCCTGCTTCCACAACATCAGGCTATAATGGTGCAGTGTTGAATATAGGGGAGATGAAGAACGTAGGATTTGAAGCCTTAATTACAGGTACGCCTATACGCACTGGCGATTTTAACTGGACTACCTCTTTAAACGGGTCGGTTAATGACAATGAAGTGATCAAACTGGCTGCCGGACAATCATCGTTGCCAATTTCAGTATCCAGGTCTGGTGTAGGCTTTACACGACATGTAGTAGGAGAGCCTGCCGTACAGGTAATGGCTTATGATTATAAGTATGACGCTTCTGGTAAAGTAGTTTTAGATGCCAATGGTATCCCTGCAAGAGGGGATCTGGTTCCTTTTGGTTCTGCTTATCATAAATGGATTGCTGGTTGGAATAATGAAATTACTTATAAAAGAGCCAACCTTTCTTTCCTGATTGATGGCAAATGGGGTGGAAAGATCTTTTCAGCTACCGATTTTTATGGCTATTTATTTGGTTTGCATAAAGCTACCCTTGAAAATAGAGAAGGCACTTTTGGTACAGCTAATGTAAATGCTGCTACTTACTATGGTACAATAGCCAGTAATATTTCAAAAACATTCGTGAATGACGCCAGCTTTATAAAGCTTCGGCAGATTACGCTGGGCTATAGTTTCCCAAGCCTTTTTAATAATCATATCAAGGGCTTGAATATTAGCCTGGTAGCCAGGAACCTGGCCATCCTTATGAAAAAGACAGATAACATTGACCCTGAAGGCAATTTTACGCCTTTAGCACAAGGGTTAGAGCTAGGTGGCGTACCGCCAGTTCGTTCCTATGGTATCAATTTAAACGTTCGTTTATAACTATTCTTTCCCCATTTTAATTGTTATGATTATGAAACACTATATAAAAATATTTGGTTTTATTCTGGCTGGGTCCCTGTTGATACAAGGGTGTACTAAGGATTATCCAGAAATCAACACAGACCCCCTATCTTCTTCTCAGGCTAGTTTTAATCCTAATTATCTCTTAACTACTTCCGAGCTAACTTATACAGGTAGCACCGATTTTAGTTATGAAACCTGGCGCGCTAATTTGATCTATGCATCTACCATGATACAAGGTTTGTCCACTGTGGTAAGCTATTGGGCAGGTGACAAGTATTTACTGAACCAGGGCTATACGGGTGCTTATTGGGAGAAAGCTTACCCGGATCAGGTGAAATCAGTTGTGGACCTGGTGCAATTCACAAAAGATAAGACGCAGTATAAAAACCTTTACCAGATAGCGCGTATCATGAAGGCTTTGATCTTTGAGCGTATAACAGATTTGTATGGTGATGTGCCTTATTCTGAAGCGGGGTTGGGCTATTATTCTAATAATTATTTTCCTAAGTACGACAAACAGCAGGATATCTATAATGACCTGCTAAAAGAAGTAGAAGAAGCTACTAATGCACTGGATCCTGCAGCAGATAAACCATCTGGTGATGTTATTTATAATGGTGATATTGCTAAGTGGCAACGTTTTGGCAATTCCTTATTATTAAGAATAGGTATGCGCCTGGTAAAAGTTGATGCTGCAAAAGCTCAAGCTACTGCCACAAAGGTGCAGGGCAAAACATTTACCAGTAATGCAGATAATGCTTTACTAAAACATGATGCTACTGGCGGAAGAACAACCATTAACAGAAACAGTCAGGTACTAATTGGCGATGGTGGACAGGAGCATTACTATGTTAAGTGGTCAAAGACATTCATTGACATGCTAAAAACAAATACTGATCCTCGCTTAGGAAGGATTGCCGTTACAAAGCTCTATACGGATCCTAATAGTAAAATACAAAGTACAAGTTTTATCACTACTCCAGCTGTACAGAAAGGTATGCCTAATGGTAAAGATCTAAGCGGTATAGCAGGAAGAGATATTTCTTCTGATCCATCGTATACTACTTTCCCTGACTATTCCTCACCAAATCCTGGCATGATCAAGCGAGATGGCCCTACATTTATCCTGACTTATGCAGAAACAGAGTTGTTATTGGCTGACGCCGCACAGCGATTTGGTATTACCACATCCGGAAGTGCCGCACAGCATTATAACAATGGTGTAAAAGCCGCTATTACATATTTGGGCCAATACGATGCTACATTGGCTATTCCGGATGCGGAAGCCGATGCCTATATTGCAACCCACCCTTATGTAGCCGCTACTGGTCTACAAATGATCAATACGCAATACTGGATCCATACGAATACTATGTTTGACTTTTATGAGTCTTGGTCCAACTGGCGGAGAACAGGTTTCCCTGTATTAGTTCCAGTGAACTATCCTAATAATGTTACGAATGGAACGATCCCACGCCGGTTTTTATATCCATCATTTGAAGCAAACACTAACCCAGTGAATTATAAGGCTGCACAGGAAGGCATTCCGGGTGGTGATTTGCTAACATCACGCGTATGGTGGGATAAGCAATAAATTGTCCTCTTAAATTAAGCCCCGTAATGGGGCTTAATTATTTAATCTATGTCAATACCTTTAAAGACTTTAACCCACGAAATATGAGCACTTACAAGCGTTTTCTTTCTTTTCTATATTTACTGTTTTCTTTTATTTATATCCATACCGCTCAAGCGCAAACAAAAAAGGAGTTGGCTGTAATTGCTTACTATGCAGGCAATTCTACAGCCATTGACAGTTTTGATGTAAGTAAGCTAACACAAATTATTTACAGCTTTGGTCATTTGAAGGGTAATCAATTATTCATTAGAAAAGCTGAAGACAGCTTAACTATTCAAAAGCTGGTTTCTTTAAAGTCTAAATATCCTGGTTTAACGGTGTTGTTGTCGTTAGGCGGATGGGGTGGTTGTGAAACCTGTTCTGATGTATTTTCTAAGAAGAAAGGACGTAAAGAATTTGCCCGCTCCACCAAAAAAGTGATTACTTATTTTGGTGCTGATGGTATTGATCTGGATTGGGAATATCCTGTTATATCCGGCTACCCGGGACATAAATACCAGGAACAAGACAGAAAGAATTTTACAAAGCTGGTAAAGCAGTTGCGTAAAACATTAGGTGAAAAGAAGGAGGTAACGTTTGCGGCTGGTGTATCCAAGAAGTTTTTTGAACAATCAGTTGATTGGAAGAAAGTGATGCCCATTGTAAACCGGGTAAACCTAATGACTTATGACCTGGCCAATGGTACTGTATCAGGAATAGGACATCATACGCCTCTGTATTCTACGCCCATGCAGCTATCTTCAGCCGACTTCGCCATTAAATTCCTTGACTCCTTACACATTCCCCGCAACAAGTTGGTAATAGGCGCTGGCTTTTATGCACGCATATTTGAAATGAAGGATACAGTAAATAAGGGGTTGTACCAAGCGGGTACCTTTCAAAAATCAATTCCTTTTAAAGCCTTTGATAGCACCTTT
This genomic interval from Flavisolibacter tropicus contains the following:
- a CDS encoding SusD/RagB family nutrient-binding outer membrane lipoprotein, translated to MKHYIKIFGFILAGSLLIQGCTKDYPEINTDPLSSSQASFNPNYLLTTSELTYTGSTDFSYETWRANLIYASTMIQGLSTVVSYWAGDKYLLNQGYTGAYWEKAYPDQVKSVVDLVQFTKDKTQYKNLYQIARIMKALIFERITDLYGDVPYSEAGLGYYSNNYFPKYDKQQDIYNDLLKEVEEATNALDPAADKPSGDVIYNGDIAKWQRFGNSLLLRIGMRLVKVDAAKAQATATKVQGKTFTSNADNALLKHDATGGRTTINRNSQVLIGDGGQEHYYVKWSKTFIDMLKTNTDPRLGRIAVTKLYTDPNSKIQSTSFITTPAVQKGMPNGKDLSGIAGRDISSDPSYTTFPDYSSPNPGMIKRDGPTFILTYAETELLLADAAQRFGITTSGSAAQHYNNGVKAAITYLGQYDATLAIPDAEADAYIATHPYVAATGLQMINTQYWIHTNTMFDFYESWSNWRRTGFPVLVPVNYPNNVTNGTIPRRFLYPSFEANTNPVNYKAAQEGIPGGDLLTSRVWWDKQ
- a CDS encoding SusC/RagA family TonB-linked outer membrane protein; its protein translation is MLHLNTMRQWLYTLAIVQLFLIPPAFAYSGSNDKFDRGYKNLFQEVTGRIIGADGKPLSGVSVTVKGTSRGTTTDANGAFSINANRGEVLVVSYVGYQAQEFTVGDDKTLAITLTATSGQLSEVVVTALGVRRERKALGYSVTEVKGEELTRAREVNVVNSLAGRVAGLNVNGVAGGPGSSSNLIIRGISSISGTNQPLYVVNGVPMEGQPNSQYSQQGTQFDNGPDRGDAIGNLNPDDIETISVLKGAAASALYGYRAKAGVIMITTKSGRGDGIEFNSNYVAETIIDPTDWQYVYGQGANNIKPPNQAAAFTSGQSSYGGKLDGSSVVQFDGISRPYIAQKDNLENFYRTGGSFTNTLAFNKSFTGGALRFSASNLSNNAVIPNSGLDRQNFSLNGNFSPMNNLTIDVRMNYIIENAKNRPFLSDGPGNANFNVMFLPTSVNVNDLQPATTPDGKERSYSDNTFATNPWFAAYNFITNTKRDRLLSTATVRYTFNNGLFLQGRAGRDAYTDRYTQVVPTGTAYRPNGSINEQTYQFGDINVDGLAGMTFNLGGNGMTLTPNIGASYRRTKDENITNTGSDFAIPFLYNINNTKSKGTTALKTDQEVQSLYGTLEFDIRDFLYLTGSVRSDWFSTLAAIDRDNKLNVVYPSVSASFIFSEFLKLPWMTFGKLRAGYAEVGQATTPYQTALYYSLLSPTLNGAPLGNIVNPNVPNNELKPSRAQEFEIGTELRFFNNRLGLDLTFYDKRSKDEIVFAPASTTSGYNGAVLNIGEMKNVGFEALITGTPIRTGDFNWTTSLNGSVNDNEVIKLAAGQSSLPISVSRSGVGFTRHVVGEPAVQVMAYDYKYDASGKVVLDANGIPARGDLVPFGSAYHKWIAGWNNEITYKRANLSFLIDGKWGGKIFSATDFYGYLFGLHKATLENREGTFGTANVNAATYYGTIASNISKTFVNDASFIKLRQITLGYSFPSLFNNHIKGLNISLVARNLAILMKKTDNIDPEGNFTPLAQGLELGGVPPVRSYGINLNVRL
- a CDS encoding glycoside hydrolase family 18 protein, giving the protein MSTYKRFLSFLYLLFSFIYIHTAQAQTKKELAVIAYYAGNSTAIDSFDVSKLTQIIYSFGHLKGNQLFIRKAEDSLTIQKLVSLKSKYPGLTVLLSLGGWGGCETCSDVFSKKKGRKEFARSTKKVITYFGADGIDLDWEYPVISGYPGHKYQEQDRKNFTKLVKQLRKTLGEKKEVTFAAGVSKKFFEQSVDWKKVMPIVNRVNLMTYDLANGTVSGIGHHTPLYSTPMQLSSADFAIKFLDSLHIPRNKLVIGAGFYARIFEMKDTVNKGLYQAGTFQKSIPFKAFDSTFSAANGFTYYWDPVAQAPYYFNAEKKLFVTMDDLKSIQLKTQYAIDKGLDGIMFWQLTQDKKEGGLVDMINKTKKAL